In Takifugu rubripes chromosome 22, fTakRub1.2, whole genome shotgun sequence, the genomic window TCTATCTGCAGTTATATGTTTAGACACATTTCTAACACATGTAGACACGTCTTAAATACAGTTTAGTAAAACCATTCATTCACCAAAGGTCTACAAAGAAATAACAACAGGATATTTAACACTGTctggattaaaaaacaaacaaacaatcaaaacATCTATATTAAACTCCCACACTGTACCTGGAGCTCTTTGGGAAGAATTGTGTTCTTCCTCATTGAGTTGATTCGTAGTCTTTCATCCGCATATTCAAAAGCCATCTGTCTTCTCTTGACGTCCCTCAACATCCTCCAGTCAACATAATaactcctcacctgctccacggCTCCCCAGCAGCTGCCTAATACCTGCACATGTCAGTCACTTCGTCAGAATTTGCAAAATCTGATGACAATCCTGCTATTAGACAACAGACAGCTATTTATTGACTGCAGAGTTCTGTCAAGGAGGGACGAAGCCGTCCACACCTTAGCCTGATTAACCAAGTGAATATAGTTTAACGTTTAAACAACCCAATTAATCATCTTATTGACTACAGAGTCAAAATACAAAAATGAAACACAACAGTCAAagtccatatggacgttatctAATGCTAGCTAGGAAGCTAATAGCAGGAAAATATATAGCTAACATAGAAATTATTGTTTTTGCCTTCATACATAAGCAATGCGTAAATTAAAAATCGAAGAAACAATATATAGTATATAGATATTTACCTGCTTTGGGGTGTAAACGGTGGAATAAAGAGCATTTAGCCCTGAACATACTATCCTGTGGGCTGCCATATTGAATTGATTCAAAACCacaaaagaagaagcaaaaaaaaaaagaagaaaaatccgCCATCTATAGACCTGGCGTGAGAATATTTAAGAGACCTAAAAAACAAAGCTAtatctaatttttaaaaatatatacatatcaGGTATGTATTAGTTGTGAAAGTAGAATTTCTGGAGAAAATAACTGTCTCATTTCTGTAATAAAAGGTATTTAATCTCAGATTCTGTATACGCTTTAAATCCAAGACCATTGCAGTACTGGCCGTAAAGCACGAGATGGCAGTATTTATTTGCGTTTACAAGCTTAATCCATAACttatttttgttctattttgttgttgttttgtttaccaTCTATAGGAATGCGTCTATTAAATCTGAGTGAAATCCCGAAATTTTGGAAATCAGAGCCATTCTTGCTTTTTAAACATAATTAGCTAATATGTACATTCAAGAAAtgcatttactgtattttaCATACTGCTTTGTGATAACACGTGACAAGTGTGTGTGGttttagaaatgaaagaaaacatt contains:
- the mrps14 gene encoding small ribosomal subunit protein uS14m is translated as MAAHRIVCSGLNALYSTVYTPKQVLGSCWGAVEQVRSYYVDWRMLRDVKRRQMAFEYADERLRINSMRKNTILPKELQELADKEIAALPRDSCPVRIRNRCIMTSRPRGVKRRWRLSRIVFRHLADHNQMSGIMRARW